TTTTAGACCTTACAGATGAGAATGTTCAAGTCAAAAATTTGCCTGCAGGCTTTACCGCCCGAGGTATCGTTGCATTGGTGTTCTCCTGCATTGCTGGTATCCTCGGTTGTGTAGCCATTGGGTTATATGGTTTAGCTGCGACAGATGATAACCCTGTTAAGTTGAGTCAGGATCTGGGAATTGATGAGGAGTTTATTCAAGACGAGACGTCTTCGCAATTGAGTCACAATGGTTCCAAAGATACGACCGAAAAGACTGCAACTGAGTTATTGAACTGATAGGTTAATATCCGAATATTGGTGATACTTCAACTATTCAAACCGAATCGTGTGTGTGTGTTCTTATCGAATTAGTGTGTTTGTTGAGGTAATACTTTTGTATTGGATATTGGAGCCATAGTCATAATTCCTAAGATCTACGATGGATCTTCATTTGGAGGAGTGGTTAGATTATTGTTACTTCtatttgtttttgtttctgataGCTTTTAAGAAAAAGCATGTCTTGGATGTGTGTGTGTGGTTACTATTGGTGCATCCGTTGAAATTTATGAGGACTTCTTAACTGAATGTTCTTGTTAGATATTGTGTGTATATTTTAATGTGATCAATTGTGATTTATCACTCGTCAGAAGATTGGTATCATCAACATGGACATGGTTTTGGCTAACGAAATGACAAGTTAACTAAATGATGAACTAATACCCTCTAGTGGTGTATGGGTGTTCATGGGCACTAATTGAAGCTACATATCTTTTTACATAATTCCATTGGCTCTATCACCACATCATTAATCATTATTTCATGGATTCAATTGTTATAACTGACgaattttcaaaattgcttTACCAGTATCTGTGGAGTCCAACTTCTATTTCTTTCGGTAGTTTGATGGCACGTTTGAAACTAATGCCCTCTCAATCTGAAAATTGGCTTTATATTCAATGTGACGGAAAATACATCATCAAGTATCCTAGGAACGGAATAATAGTATGGTTGGTTTGCCTGGAACATGATCCATTTGTATATGCCCTGTTTGTGGATACATTTGTCAAGGTACTCGAAGAATATATTGGCAAACCAACAGCCGCTACAATCAAATCTCATTCGGATACCATATCTCTGTTGCTACTTGATATGGCTGATGGAGGCTTTCCCTTCATAATTGATGATAATCagatcaaagatttgatgcCAAATAAATCTATTATGGATAAAATTTTATCTTCTACAAAACAACTCACGAAGACAGCGAATAACTCATTGAATAGAAATGTTGCATTTAATACCTTTGCTAATCAGCCTTCTATGTGGTCCAGATCCAACTATTCAATTCCCTGGAGAAGAAGCAAAGTTTACCATACTAACAACGAAATACTTATTGACATTGTTGAGGAATTAAGCATGATTACATTGGCACACAATGGCACTAAAGATGACTCAAATTCTTCCGCATTTTACAGTTCTGCCGTTCGACATTCAAAGAGGATGCCCTTAGTGTCTAAGATCACCGGTAAAATTTTAGTAAACTCACATCTAAGCGGAATTCCTCACATAAATCTAAGGCTGAACTTGAAGCATAATCAGCTAAGCTGTCCTTCCTTTCATCGAGCAGTAGATATACCAAGATGGAACTCATCGTCCGGTTTAATATCATTTGTTCCTCCAGATGGAGTTTCAACACTGGTATCCTATGTTACTGATCTTGATAGACACCAGGATTTTGTAGACGTGCAGTACGGTTTTTTTCAAGGGAAACGGTCGAACGAGTTTGAAATACGGCTAACAACTCTCAGCTCATCCAGGGTTAATACTATAGAGAATCTGAAACTGGAGATTCACCTTCCAAGAGAACGCGAATATTCGGTGAAGGTTCTACGGTGCACTCATGGAGACTTGCAACTGTCACGTAAGAATCGATATTATGAGTGGATTTTTGCCAAAGAGGTTCCAACTGGTATAACAGCTACATTCAGAGGGTCTTTGGTCGATGGTTCGGATCCAGTCGTAGACAAGCTTCGACCTAGTTATTTGCAACTGTCGTATGAGAATAAGCATTCTCTTTTGACCGGCTTAGAAGTACGGTCGATAGAAATCGAAAAAATTGAGGGGCTCAGCAATCAGGTAAAGCCTTACAAAGGAGCTAAATACATATCCCGAGTCACTCATTTGATACGATGAAATCCATTTTCCAGTCAATCATACCCAGATAAGTTAAACGTACATGAATCAACTTCGGGAAATTCCAGTGAAAGCTTACATCCATTTGGTATCTTTCAACCTAAGTCTTGGAACCATTTACAGGCGGTTCAATAGTGATATCTCAAAgagttcttccaataataaGACTTCATTGCGATTTTTTCGCTCACGCAGAACGGAGCTACTAGGGCGGACTTTGATCCTTTTGATACCAATGTTGTTAGGAGCTATAAATCATTAATAAAGTCTTTTTAAAGATGCTTTCTTACACAGGTTCTAATTTGATTGCATCTCGCGTTCTAGCTTCCATGATACAATGCTGTTCCTATTTGTAAGTACGTCCATTCAAAGAACAGTGAGGCTCCAGGTGCATGAATGAATCTTACTGATCAACCTGATGACATGTTCGATTACGCacagaaaattttttgCCACAATTTCACATGGACTTTTTTACTTGTTGATGGCCTTATTTTTTGTCTGGTAACGATTCTTTCGACATCTCCAAATGGCTTAATAGGGTGTCCTCGTATTGTAT
This window of the Komagataella phaffii GS115 chromosome 2, complete sequence genome carries:
- a CDS encoding Mu3-like subunit of the clathrin associated protein complex (AP-3), translating into MDSIVITDEFSKLLYQYLWSPTSISFGSLMARLKLMPSQSENWLYIQCDGKYIIKYPRNGIIVWLVCLEHDPFVYALFVDTFVKVLEEYIGKPTAATIKSHSDTISLLLLDMADGGFPFIIDDNQIKDLMPNKSIMDKILSSTKQLTKTANNSLNRNVAFNTFANQPSMWSRSNYSIPWRRSKVYHTNNEILIDIVEELSMITLAHNGTKDDSNSSAFYSSAVRHSKRMPLVSKITGKILVNSHLSGIPHINLRLNLKHNQLSCPSFHRAVDIPRWNSSSGLISFVPPDGVSTLVSYVTDLDRHQDFVDVQYGFFQGKRSNEFEIRLTTLSSSRVNTIENLKLEIHLPREREYSVKVLRCTHGDLQLSRKNRYYEWIFAKEVPTGITATFRGSLVDGSDPVVDKLRPSYLQLSYENKHSLLTGLEVRSIEIEKIEGLSNQVKPYKGAKYISRVTHLIR